In Chitinophagaceae bacterium, the genomic window GTGGCCATGTGTTCAGCGCCAGGATAAATGATATTGTATGTATTGATGCTGTTAAATTTTGTTGCTGTAAGTTGCTTCACAAGGAGCGTGAAACTATCTGAATGAATGGCGTTTGCTTCAACATTTTCCTCCTTTTCCTTTTCTCCCGTGGTAAGTAACACGCTTCGCTTCGCATTTTCAATTTCGGTAATGTTTTGAAATTGTTGCAGGAGATATTGATGGTAATAGTCCAGTGAAGGACTTGCGGCAACAAAATTTTTGAAATAGTTGGTTTTATCTTTCAATTCTGTCAGCAACATAAACAAAGCAAAATACCCTCCCAAAGAATGTCCCATGATTGTCCGGTTGCTTTTATCTGTTCTGTACGTGGTGTCAATGTAAGGCAATAATTCATTTTCAAAAAAACGGAGGAACTGGTTGGCTCCACCGCTGATCGAAAAGCTGTCAGCAACCAAGGCGACCGGAAAGGTGTAATCACGCTGCCTTAGTGAATCCATTTGCAAAACATCTTTATATCCCACACCTACTAAGATTGCAGCTATAGATTTTTCATTCATTGCATTTGCTACAATATCAAAATAAGCATTTGCATCTAACAGGAAAATGACAGGATAGTTTTGATTTTTCTTTTTTTCGTATTCCGCGGGTGTCTGTATAAAAAGGAAAAAAGAATCTTTTACAAATGCGGAATACAAGCTGGTGGTTGGTACCGTTTCTTTTTCATCATTATCAGTGTTGTAGTATTTCTTATTGTCCGGAACAAGCGCGGTAACGAACATCCGGTAGTGATGAGGTGGAATGCCCCAGGTTCCCTGGCTGCTTGTTCTCACAAAACTTTTTGCTCCGCCACCTAACTTTATTTCATAATAAACCGCAGTTTTATCAGGGTTTGTTGATGGAATAAATTCAATGGAAACGATAAAATTTCCTCGGAGGTAAATGTTCTGATCTGACAGGTCAAATTTTAACCAGCCTGCTTTCATTTCATGCGTTTGCACGATGTTTTTCTCAACTATTTTGTTTCCGGGCATGTTGCCGTCGAATGCATAAAAGTTAATTCTGAAGGTTACCGGTTCATTTCCAGGTTCATCGATAAATAAATTAACAGCAGTGATTTTGGAGAGCGATGTGTCGAACTTCATCAGTTGTGCGATTTCGAAGATATCTTTTTGATTGGTGCTGCCGTCTGTGAAATGAATAAGTGCATTGTTTTTTTCTATGCCGAAGTTTTTTTCCACCAATCTGCTGGCTGAAATCGTGATGTTGCTTAGCGTAATACTCTTGATTGGGAGCGCGAAATATTTTGTGTTGGAGGAAATTATTTCTTTAACCGCAATACGCAGGTCGTCATAACCAACTAAAGAGAAAGTTAAAGTGTCGTCCTGATTTTTTAACGGAATATTGATTGAAAAGAATCCATCCTTCTGAGAAGTAGTTCCTATGTTTTTATGTTCAATGCCAATGTTTACAAAAGGTAAAGGAATTTTGCTGTTTGAATCTACTACTGTTCCTGATAAAAGCGTTTGGCACAATGCTGAAGGATATTGCGATAAAATGAACAGGAGCAGCAAAAGATATTTATGCTTTAGCGAAATATTGATAGCATTGTGTTGATTGATTCGTTGCACTGTTGCTGTTGTGTAATGTAAAATTTCAGGATGGATTCAGGAGTTGCCTGTAGATGGAAATCAGTTTTTTCTCTTCCTGTTCCCAGTTGAAAGTGCTTTCAATAGCTTTGCGTCCGTTTATTCCCATCTGAAGCGCAGCGTCATCGTTAGACAACAAATAGTTTATTGCATCAGCAATGCTCTTTGTGTTTAAAGGATCAACGCAGATACCGCATTGAAAGGTGTCAATAATTTCTTTCCAGAATGTAAAATCGGAAGCAATCACCGGAATACCAGCGGCCATGTATTCAAACATTTTAACAGGATATGCCTCCACATAATTTTCAGTTGGATGAAGCAAAACCAATCCTGCTTTACAAATGCTTAGCACTGACTTCACCTGTTCGCGATTCATGAACCCGTATTCCTGCACTTTTTTCCATCCATTGAAAGACCCGACTTCATCACGAAGGGAACGTGGGGAAAATTCACCTCCCAAATGCAATTTAGTATCGCATTCCTCCATTGATTTTACCATTTCCCGGATTCCCCTGATAGCAGTGATTCCACCGATGTAACAAATTTCATTTTTCCTGTGCTGCCAGTTAATATCATGTTTCAGAAATTCATGCAACGATGGAAAGTTGCAAATCTGTGTGGTGTTGCGATTGATGGATTTAAACCGTTTTTCAAGCAATGGCGTTACCGTAATTACCTGGTCGAATTTTGCGGCAGCATCATTTTCATATTTCTCAAAACGGGATGCGATCAGTTTTCTGGAAAAGGAAGGCAGGTAATGTTTGGCAAGCAATTGCCGGGGCACATCTTCATGAGCATCATAAATAACTTTATGTCCTTGTTGTTTCAATTTTAATCCCACACGAATAAGTTCCGGATCATGGAAGTGATAAAGGTGAGCATCTACAGAAGTTGCTTTTCTATATACTTCATTCACGGTAGTAATCATTCGTGACAAACGGGAATGATTTTTTTTAACGGCTAAAATTTTTACACCGTTTTTTTCTTCATCCCTTTCAGCAGGTGCAATCAGTGTAACATCAAACCCGGCAGCAGCCAGCGATGAACATTCTTTTACAAATATTCGCGTGTCGAAAGTTGGATGAACAGAAGTGAGGTGACAGACTTTCATGAATGGGCGATGGCGCGGTCGTAAAGATCAAGAAATAATTTCCGGCTAAGCGCTTTGGTTGCTTTCTTTTGTATGGTAATAATGTTTGCAACAGCAGTTTGAGGGTTGCAAAGTTGCATCGCGTTTTGAAAATCATTGGCGGAAAGTTGTTCCGTAACAATTCCATTGACATGGTTTGTGATCCATTCCCTGTTTGCCGGCAGATCTGACAACAGCGGAATGCAACCCGCGCTCATCCCTTCCAGCAGGCTTACAGAAGTTGCGTCGCTTTCAGGATAGCTCACAAAAATTTTTGCTTTACGGTACCAGGTTGCATTTTCCTCAGCATTCACCCAACCGGCAAATGCAACCTGCTTTTCAATGCCCAAGGAATGAACAAGTTGCTGAAGATTTTCTGTTTCAACACCTGTTGCGGCAATCACGAGTTTCCACGCTTTGTTATTTTGCTTACTGAAAAGCGCGAATGCCTTAATGATATGATCGATCCTGTATAGTTTTTTATGAAGCCGGTTGGAGTAGATGATATTTTCCTTTTGCGGGAAAAATGTTTCCAACTCTTTCGTGCTCTTGAATATTGGATCAATACCGAAGTTGATTACTTCAACAGCAATATCATTTTTGGAAAGCTGTTTCATTTTTTCTGCAAGGAAACGCGCATCAGCCGTAAAGTAATTTGCGTTTTTCAAAATCTGCTCCACCATTTTACGGTAGAAAAATCCACGTTCAGGGTTTATCAGGATATCACTTCCCCATGCTGTTACAATAGATGTCTGTTGTAATGCACGAATAGCCCTTAGCACAAACCATGCAGCGGTATTTGCCTGGTGGATATGAATGACGGAAGGTTGAAAAGCCAGCACTGTTTTTTTTATTCCGGATACGGTGGAAAGAAAACGCCAGGAATTCGCGACTGAGAAATCAATTGCCCTGGAGTTGCCGGAATATTTTTCGTTGATGGAATCAGTGATGAGCATGACTTCATCAAAATAACCTTCAATCAATTGAATGAAGTTATAGGTATGAACCGAATTCATTCCTATGATTAATAATTTTTTCAAGCAGGAATAATTATTGGCTCCATGAATTGTAAAATGTTTTTATTTCCGGATGTGCATCTAAAAACGGCTGATCCATTTTTCTTGTATCACCCACCACAATGGCAGGATTTCCCGCGAGGATGGAAAAAGGAGGGAAATTTCCCTTCACATAACTGAATGCACTTACGCTGCTTCCCTTTCCAATAGTTGTTCCGGGCATGATTACGGAATGCGGTCCGATGAATGAATATTTTCCGATCACCACTTTACCTTTTATATAACCGATGTGCTCGCTGTGTTTCGCATATTCACTTCCATACAAACGAATGGATTGATGACTTGAGTGGGTGAGAATGCTTACAAAATTTGTAACCTGACAGCCTTCTTCAATGACTAAATCGTTACTCGCATCAATCATGTTGTAATGCCCGATAAAAACATGATTACCAAGCACCAGATTTTCTTTACTGTTTATAAAGGTTGTGTTGCTGATGCGAACTTGTGAAAGGTGGTTTCCCTCAGGAGTTGTATATCCCCAGATCATTTCCGGAATCTGATCGTGGAAGTAATGGCGCCTCATACGGTGCATGAATTTTCGAAACATAGTTATGGAAGGTTTTTCATGTTGATTCAGCATTTTTTATGCTACGCATTGGCAAGTGATAAAACCAGTATAAAGCATACAAAAGTAAACTTCCGCTGCCAGCACTCAGCAGCAGGAAGGCCAGTTGTTCATTTTGTTGAAGTCCGCCTATCGTGATAGCTGCGCATCTCAGCAACGTGTCCGCCACTGCAAACCAGATTGCCCATTGTTGTTTGTTCAACACGATGGTGATGGCGGCAACAGGACTGAAGATGAAATTCAGCAACAACCATGGACTGATAAGCTGAGCAATTTCACCTGCATGTTTCCATTCATCTCCAAAAACCCAGGAAAATAAGGGTGGTGCGAGCACTGCAATGAACGTGAAGATCGGCACGCCTACCAGGCTCATTTGAAGGTAAACACTTTTAGTGAGTGCCTGCAAATTTTTTGCATCCGTTTTCAATGTGCTGGCGCGTTGAAAATAAACCTGGAACATCGCAGCACCAATAAACGCTGCTGGTACTTTTAAGATCCTGAATCCGAATGCGTAAGATCCCAATGCTGTTTTTGAAAAAAAATGATTGATGAGAAAAATCACCAGGATATCCTGGAATACGCCAAGCAATGCATGTGGTGTATTGACAAACAGAAATGTTTTGTAGTGGCGAAAGTTTTCAAGAATATTTTTTCGGGAAACAAAGGATTCAAGAGATATTATTTTTCTGAATGAACCCGCTGCATAAATTAAAAAAGACGTGAACTGACCGGCAACCGCGCCAATGATCAGGCCGGCAGAAGAAAAATTCAGTGAACCGAACACAATGCTTGCAATTCCTGTGATGCCTGTTTGTCCGATCTTGCCTGCAGCCAGTAAATGGAATTTTTTCTGTCGCGATATCCAGTAGTTCAGCGCTTGCGCGCCGCCGGCAAATAAGAGGATGACCGGAAGATAAAATTGAAAGCTGCTGAGCTCCGGTGTAGATAAGAAGTCTGGAAGTTGATGCTGAAAAAGAACGATGATGATCAGCAAAAACAAACTTAAAGTGATGGTGATCAGAAAGGAAAGCCGGAGCAGGTTGATGGCAGTGGTTTCTTTTTCAGGAAGCATGATGGCCAATTCATAGCGGAAGGTGGCCACCACAGCAACGGCTGCAGCGATGGAAGTGAACATCGAGAAGACGCCAAATTCATCCGGTGTATAGATGCGTGAGAGAATTGGTGATAAAAGGATGGGGATGATTTGTGCAATCACCGTTCCGCTCATGAGGGTGAGTACATGGCGATAAAAATCCGATTTGGGTAAAAGGGAGCGGAACATAATTCCGGCCGAAGATAGCGAAGGAATAGTTGTGAGTCGATAAGGTGTCAGCTCATCCCGTTGCGATATTGCATCTTATACATTTCCAGTTGATTACTATTTCAACGCATAAATTCTTTCAATGATCTCCACCACTTTCATTCCTTCCAATGCATTAGTCGTAATAGTTGATTTGCCGAGCAAGGTATCTACTGCATTTTGTATCACAAATTGGTGATTGGCAGCGCTGCCTTTGTAAGCGCCATAATCATTGGGTGGATTGACAGGAGCTAATGGAGGCATTTCATAATTTTTGATATGGCAGTATTCCACATTTTCCATGTACTGACCACCCACTTTTATGCTTCCGTTTTCACCGATGATGGTGATGCTGCTCTCCAGGTTTTTATCCCATACAGAGGTGGAATAATTGAATGAACCCAATCCTCCATTCACAAAATTAAAATGCACGATGCCACTATCGTCGCTGAATTCTGTGGAATGTTGATGATTATTATTTTCGAACCGGGCGTGAATGTTTGTGATATCTCCGAAGAGCCAATACATCATATCTATGAAATGGCTGAATTGTGTAAACAAAGGACCTCCGTCTAAAGTGGTGGTACCTTTCCAGTCAGTGGCATTTCTTATTGCTGATGGATGATAATACCGGTCGTCCCGGTTCCAATAACAGTTAATTTGTACGGAATAAATCTTTCCCAATTTGTTTTTATCCACCATTTGTTTAAGCCATTGCGAAGGTGGACTGTACCTGTTTTGCATCACACAAAAAACCTGCTTTGACATTTTTAAAGAAGTAAAAATCACTTCTTCACACGATGCTTTAGTTAGACCCATCGGTTTTTCCACCAGCACATGACATCCTTTTTCCAATGCAGCAATGGCCATTGGAGCATGCAATCCATTTGGCGTACAGATACAAATAACATCTGGCGCAGGGCTCTCATCTAATAAGTCCTCTATTGAACTGAAAAACGGGAGATTGAATTTATCGGCATTGGTTTTTTGGCGTTCATCAATATCTGCGATGGCCATTAAGTCAGCATGAGGATGGTCAACAATTATTTGAGCATGCCGTTTTCCGATGTGCCCGAATCCAACAATGGCGAAAGTTATTTTTTTCATGAAAAGAGGGAGCCTGCTGTTTGTACCTGGTGATCAAATTTGGCGCAATGAAGAGGACGATAAAATTCTTAATAAGCGTTCTTTTCTCCCTTCACCATATTCCATATAGTTAAAAGGATAATTTTTATGTCGAGCAGAAAACTCCAGTTCTCGATATAAAAAACATCTGCTATAACGCGGCCGTTCATCATTGTTGGATCTGCTGTTTCGCCCCTGAATCCACGAATCTGTGCCAGTCCGGTGAGGCCGGGTTTTGCAAGGTGCCGTGTCATGTATTTTTCTACGATGGAACGGTAAATTTCATTCAGCTTAATAGGATGGGGCCGTGGACCTACTACACTCATATCGCCGAGCCATACATTCAGGAATTGCGGTAGTTCATCAATATTGAGCTTGCGCAAGTATTTTCCAACCTTAGTGATACGGGCATCATTTTTTTGCGCCTGAACGAAATCAGTGTCGCCTTCCGTAACTGTCATGGTGCGAAACTTAAAGATTTTGAAAATCTGATAGTCTTTTCCTGAACGGTTCTGAAAATAAAAAACGGGTCCTTTTGAATCAAGCTTTATCAGCAATGCAACCAGGGGAATCAACCAGCTCAAAATGAAAATAATTACAAAGGATGAAAAAACGATGTCGAAACTTCGCTTGATCATCTGGTTGAAGATATTGGCTAATGGTTCGGGCTGAAGAGAGATGACAGGATAGAAACCATAGAAGTCTACAGTGATATTGCGATTGTGAAATGCGCTGAAATCAGGAACTACTTTAAAGCGGATAAGATGGTCTTCTGCAAACCGGAGTAACTGATTGATCTTTACCGTTTCACGAAGCGGCAGTGCACAGAATATTTCATCTATGTTATTTTCAATGGCAAATTTTTTTGCGTCTTCAATGGTACCATCTAATTGGTGCGCTGAGCCGGCAGGAAGTTTGTCGTCAAAAATACCCAACGGTTTAAAACCATAACCGGTATAATCATTCAGTGTATCAAACATTCTTTGACCCATGCCGTCGCCACCGACTACAATTACACGAAATGAATTTTTGCCTGAAAGCCGTTCATTACGGAGTCTGAACATCAGGCCGATACGCAGCAGTGTGTCAAGGATGATGAAGAAAAAATAACCATATAAGAATAGTATACCGGGCCAGCTATAGCTTGTAAATAACAGGATTACGGTGGATAGCAGCATCGCATGAAATACAATCGCCTGGAAGTGTTTTGAAAATGACTTTTCAAATTGTTCGAAACGTTTTGGAGTATAGAGTTCGAGGAAATAGGAAACCACGAGCCAGCAAACTGTCATAGCCAAAGAAGCCTGTAAGAAGAAATCTCTGAAATTTGCTTTGAAATCGCCCCAGATAATCAGGTATCCCAATAGAAAAGAAAGCAGAAGCAAAAATATATCGCCAAAAAGATTTATGATGGAATACAGTCTGAACTTTTCGCGAAGCATCTCCTGAACGTCTGTTTGTAGCGCGCAAATGTAATTAATTCAAAACATAATAAAGGGTAAACAAAAGTAGGGGCTATATAGCAGATAATGTAATTTATGAGCGCTGGAAAATCACGTTGTATTAAAGATGAATGCGAAAAACGAGCGATAAAATATCATTGAACTTCGTATTTATGGGTACCCTGTAATTTTGGCGGTAGTCGTTGTTTTTTATCGGTAAACCTGCATATTAATATTTCGTAATATTTAAAGAATTTGCTACTGTCTGAAGAATTGAGTTGGCAATTACTATTCTATTTTTTATTTTGCGAACGTCATCCCGGGAAGGACAATGAAAATAAATATTATACAAAGAGGACTGCTTATTTTATTGTCGTTTTTTATTTTATGTTTCACTAACAGATCTGCTGCGCAGACAACTACAGGTTGGAAAGAAATGGTTGCAGGATTATCGCCGGCTGATCATACAGGAATTGATTACCTGGTACCTGTAATCCGGTCAATGCCGGGAATCAGTTATAGCGGTTATTGTGAAAAGCACAGTTGCCTGCTTCTACTTTTTGATCCTGCTATTTATCCGGAAGAGGAAATGCTCATTCATGCCTTTGCAGAACGGAAACTCAGCATTTATCCTAAAGGAAATACCACTTTCAGGATGATTTCTGAAGAATGCTACATTGATGTTTCAAAAACCAATGATCATAAATAAAATGGTATATCGATTCTGTCAAACGCTTTCAAATACTGTTGAATGAGATTTTTTTACCACCTGCTCTTTTTTGTTTTTTTTGAAACCTGCATTTCCTTTTTGTATGGTCAATCCACCACTTTGATCAGTTCGACGGGAAATGGGGGTTTTGAGACAGGAACTACCTTTGCATCAAACGGTTGGACGGAAGTAAATGGAACACCATTAAATAAATGGTATGTA contains:
- a CDS encoding carboxypeptidase-like regulatory domain-containing protein yields the protein MQRINQHNAINISLKHKYLLLLLFILSQYPSALCQTLLSGTVVDSNSKIPLPFVNIGIEHKNIGTTSQKDGFFSINIPLKNQDDTLTFSLVGYDDLRIAVKEIISSNTKYFALPIKSITLSNITISASRLVEKNFGIEKNNALIHFTDGSTNQKDIFEIAQLMKFDTSLSKITAVNLFIDEPGNEPVTFRINFYAFDGNMPGNKIVEKNIVQTHEMKAGWLKFDLSDQNIYLRGNFIVSIEFIPSTNPDKTAVYYEIKLGGGAKSFVRTSSQGTWGIPPHHYRMFVTALVPDNKKYYNTDNDEKETVPTTSLYSAFVKDSFFLFIQTPAEYEKKKNQNYPVIFLLDANAYFDIVANAMNEKSIAAILVGVGYKDVLQMDSLRQRDYTFPVALVADSFSISGGANQFLRFFENELLPYIDTTYRTDKSNRTIMGHSLGGYFALFMLLTELKDKTNYFKNFVAASPSLDYYHQYLLQQFQNITEIENAKRSVLLTTGEKEKEENVEANAIHSDSFTLLVKQLTATKFNSINTYNIIYPGAEHMATAVPTFTQSLQIIK
- a CDS encoding glycosyltransferase family 4 protein — its product is MKVCHLTSVHPTFDTRIFVKECSSLAAAGFDVTLIAPAERDEEKNGVKILAVKKNHSRLSRMITTVNEVYRKATSVDAHLYHFHDPELIRVGLKLKQQGHKVIYDAHEDVPRQLLAKHYLPSFSRKLIASRFEKYENDAAAKFDQVITVTPLLEKRFKSINRNTTQICNFPSLHEFLKHDINWQHRKNEICYIGGITAIRGIREMVKSMEECDTKLHLGGEFSPRSLRDEVGSFNGWKKVQEYGFMNREQVKSVLSICKAGLVLLHPTENYVEAYPVKMFEYMAAGIPVIASDFTFWKEIIDTFQCGICVDPLNTKSIADAINYLLSNDDAALQMGINGRKAIESTFNWEQEEKKLISIYRQLLNPS
- a CDS encoding glycosyltransferase family 4 protein; translated protein: MKKLLIIGMNSVHTYNFIQLIEGYFDEVMLITDSINEKYSGNSRAIDFSVANSWRFLSTVSGIKKTVLAFQPSVIHIHQANTAAWFVLRAIRALQQTSIVTAWGSDILINPERGFFYRKMVEQILKNANYFTADARFLAEKMKQLSKNDIAVEVINFGIDPIFKSTKELETFFPQKENIIYSNRLHKKLYRIDHIIKAFALFSKQNNKAWKLVIAATGVETENLQQLVHSLGIEKQVAFAGWVNAEENATWYRKAKIFVSYPESDATSVSLLEGMSAGCIPLLSDLPANREWITNHVNGIVTEQLSANDFQNAMQLCNPQTAVANIITIQKKATKALSRKLFLDLYDRAIAHS
- a CDS encoding acyltransferase, coding for MHRMRRHYFHDQIPEMIWGYTTPEGNHLSQVRISNTTFINSKENLVLGNHVFIGHYNMIDASNDLVIEEGCQVTNFVSILTHSSHQSIRLYGSEYAKHSEHIGYIKGKVVIGKYSFIGPHSVIMPGTTIGKGSSVSAFSYVKGNFPPFSILAGNPAIVVGDTRKMDQPFLDAHPEIKTFYNSWSQ
- a CDS encoding oligosaccharide flippase family protein, which produces MFRSLLPKSDFYRHVLTLMSGTVIAQIIPILLSPILSRIYTPDEFGVFSMFTSIAAAVAVVATFRYELAIMLPEKETTAINLLRLSFLITITLSLFLLIIIVLFQHQLPDFLSTPELSSFQFYLPVILLFAGGAQALNYWISRQKKFHLLAAGKIGQTGITGIASIVFGSLNFSSAGLIIGAVAGQFTSFLIYAAGSFRKIISLESFVSRKNILENFRHYKTFLFVNTPHALLGVFQDILVIFLINHFFSKTALGSYAFGFRILKVPAAFIGAAMFQVYFQRASTLKTDAKNLQALTKSVYLQMSLVGVPIFTFIAVLAPPLFSWVFGDEWKHAGEIAQLISPWLLLNFIFSPVAAITIVLNKQQWAIWFAVADTLLRCAAITIGGLQQNEQLAFLLLSAGSGSLLLYALYWFYHLPMRSIKNAEST
- a CDS encoding Gfo/Idh/MocA family oxidoreductase; translation: MKKITFAIVGFGHIGKRHAQIIVDHPHADLMAIADIDERQKTNADKFNLPFFSSIEDLLDESPAPDVICICTPNGLHAPMAIAALEKGCHVLVEKPMGLTKASCEEVIFTSLKMSKQVFCVMQNRYSPPSQWLKQMVDKNKLGKIYSVQINCYWNRDDRYYHPSAIRNATDWKGTTTLDGGPLFTQFSHFIDMMYWLFGDITNIHARFENNNHQHSTEFSDDSGIVHFNFVNGGLGSFNYSTSVWDKNLESSITIIGENGSIKVGGQYMENVEYCHIKNYEMPPLAPVNPPNDYGAYKGSAANHQFVIQNAVDTLLGKSTITTNALEGMKVVEIIERIYALK
- a CDS encoding undecaprenyl-phosphate glucose phosphotransferase, yielding MLREKFRLYSIINLFGDIFLLLLSFLLGYLIIWGDFKANFRDFFLQASLAMTVCWLVVSYFLELYTPKRFEQFEKSFSKHFQAIVFHAMLLSTVILLFTSYSWPGILFLYGYFFFIILDTLLRIGLMFRLRNERLSGKNSFRVIVVGGDGMGQRMFDTLNDYTGYGFKPLGIFDDKLPAGSAHQLDGTIEDAKKFAIENNIDEIFCALPLRETVKINQLLRFAEDHLIRFKVVPDFSAFHNRNITVDFYGFYPVISLQPEPLANIFNQMIKRSFDIVFSSFVIIFILSWLIPLVALLIKLDSKGPVFYFQNRSGKDYQIFKIFKFRTMTVTEGDTDFVQAQKNDARITKVGKYLRKLNIDELPQFLNVWLGDMSVVGPRPHPIKLNEIYRSIVEKYMTRHLAKPGLTGLAQIRGFRGETADPTMMNGRVIADVFYIENWSFLLDIKIILLTIWNMVKGEKNAY